A genomic region of Prosthecobacter algae contains the following coding sequences:
- a CDS encoding metallophosphoesterase translates to MNRRRALKTLFCSSAALSLNLRTQAQAEVAQEALHLLAIGDFGTGGQDQKNVAQAMQAFVGKEKIKPAGLWFIGDNVYGPTEGGFTVEAKRWKEEIEDMYPASLFPGPQWAVLGNHDYHDNPDGEQVQLAYAKKPGVRWHMPEKWYRVDLGGAKPLVTFLALDTNFPKISGGKNKKTGAPKTHMSSDEEARQLEWLKSELAKPRAPFTVVVGHHPLYSNGSHKDTQPLIEQWGDLFQEHKVHAYLCGHDHDLQHLELEGKFTSFVLSGGGGARIRKLTNETRKMPYGKDINGFTHLQIQPDALTISHRGLDGGVLHRFTKRLDGTVVM, encoded by the coding sequence ATGAACCGCCGCCGCGCCCTCAAAACCCTTTTCTGCTCCAGTGCCGCCCTGTCCCTGAACCTGCGCACGCAGGCCCAGGCGGAAGTGGCGCAGGAGGCCCTGCATCTGCTGGCCATCGGTGACTTTGGCACAGGCGGCCAGGACCAGAAGAACGTGGCCCAGGCCATGCAAGCTTTTGTGGGCAAGGAAAAGATCAAGCCCGCTGGGCTGTGGTTCATCGGCGACAATGTCTATGGCCCCACCGAGGGAGGCTTCACCGTGGAGGCCAAACGCTGGAAGGAAGAGATCGAGGACATGTACCCGGCCAGCCTTTTCCCAGGCCCACAGTGGGCAGTCCTGGGCAATCATGATTACCACGACAATCCCGACGGCGAACAGGTACAACTGGCCTATGCCAAGAAGCCGGGCGTGCGCTGGCACATGCCGGAGAAGTGGTACCGCGTGGACCTGGGCGGCGCGAAACCCTTGGTCACCTTCCTGGCCCTCGACACGAATTTCCCGAAAATCAGTGGCGGTAAAAACAAGAAGACGGGTGCGCCCAAGACACACATGAGCTCTGACGAAGAAGCCCGGCAATTGGAGTGGCTGAAGTCGGAACTGGCCAAGCCACGCGCCCCTTTTACTGTGGTCGTCGGCCACCACCCGCTGTACTCGAATGGCAGCCACAAAGATACCCAGCCGCTCATCGAACAATGGGGGGACCTATTTCAGGAGCACAAAGTGCACGCCTACCTTTGCGGCCACGACCATGACCTGCAGCACTTGGAATTGGAGGGCAAGTTCACCTCCTTTGTTCTGTCCGGCGGCGGTGGTGCCCGCATCCGCAAGCTGACCAATGAGACCCGCAAGATGCCTTATGGAAAGGACATCAACGGCTTCACCCATCTGCAAATTCAGCCGGATGCCCTCACCATCTCCCATCGGGGCCTGGATGGCGGCGTGCTGCACCGCTTCACCAAGAGGCTGGATGGCACCGTGGTGATGTAA
- a CDS encoding L,D-transpeptidase, with protein sequence MPRPFPMTLAALRSLTLGSLALLLASCVSPTGPQGQTQYLEAFAPTSVPHSALYNQDMDSYWDGDGMTGAPSIVIDLSDQKAYFYKGSSLAGVSALSTGDEKHATTQGRFKITQKDQWHKSNLYGDFVDGAGNVVVANVDVTKDKAPPGTRFEGSKMHHFMRFVGGIGMHEGFLPGYPASHGCVRMPPHMAAIFYNNVTQGTPVTVRP encoded by the coding sequence TTGCCCCGTCCTTTTCCGATGACCCTCGCTGCTCTCCGTTCGCTCACACTCGGTTCTCTGGCCCTTCTGCTGGCCTCCTGCGTGTCCCCCACCGGCCCGCAGGGACAGACTCAGTATCTGGAGGCCTTTGCCCCGACTTCGGTCCCTCATTCAGCCCTCTACAATCAGGACATGGACTCCTATTGGGATGGTGATGGCATGACGGGCGCGCCCAGCATTGTGATCGATCTCAGTGACCAAAAGGCTTATTTCTACAAGGGAAGTTCCTTGGCGGGCGTCTCGGCCCTTTCCACCGGGGATGAGAAGCATGCCACCACACAGGGTCGTTTCAAAATCACTCAAAAGGACCAGTGGCATAAGTCCAACCTCTATGGCGACTTTGTGGATGGTGCTGGCAATGTCGTGGTGGCCAACGTGGACGTGACCAAGGACAAGGCACCTCCAGGCACCCGTTTCGAAGGCTCCAAGATGCACCATTTCATGCGTTTTGTCGGCGGCATCGGCATGCATGAAGGCTTCCTTCCTGGCTATCCAGCCTCCCACGGCTGTGTGCGCATGCCTCCCCACATGGCGGCCATCTTTTATAACAATGTCACCCAGGGCACCCCGGTGACCGTGCGCCCCTGA
- a CDS encoding rhodanese-like domain-containing protein, which translates to MPPAELPLEVSVDDTSYLLNRPDSPRPRLVDCREEDEWQICRIEGAELVPLSQFGELAPQRFSDTAEHIIIYCHHGMRSQRAAGWLRQRGFPQAQSMRGGIDAWADLVQPEMARY; encoded by the coding sequence ATGCCTCCTGCAGAACTGCCGCTCGAAGTCAGTGTGGATGATACCAGCTACCTGCTGAACCGCCCAGACAGCCCCCGGCCCCGCCTGGTGGACTGCCGTGAAGAGGACGAGTGGCAGATCTGCCGCATCGAAGGCGCAGAACTGGTGCCGCTTTCCCAATTCGGGGAGCTGGCCCCTCAGCGTTTCTCGGATACGGCGGAGCACATCATCATTTATTGCCACCATGGCATGCGCAGTCAGCGTGCCGCCGGGTGGCTGCGGCAGCGTGGATTCCCGCAGGCGCAGTCCATGCGCGGTGGCATCGATGCCTGGGCTGATCTGGTGCAGCCTGAAATGGCCCGTTATTGA
- a CDS encoding DUF1802 family protein, translated as MKPELPSVSVGFKEWAYVCDSLVQGVQSLILRKGGIHEGRGGFEWKHRQFFLFPTWFHTQSERLTWSPEGATSFPPEEDRTSVDVDGFATLEQVWKVTDWAQMEAIAPLHIWKEEIVKERFVYDDESCLHVALVRAYKLPERWSFPYSKSYGGCRSWVNLPAEGLELAARSLPAMSDAAWEESAAKLRAVLGE; from the coding sequence TTGAAACCTGAACTCCCTTCTGTCTCCGTCGGCTTCAAAGAATGGGCCTACGTCTGCGATTCCCTCGTCCAGGGCGTGCAATCCCTCATCCTGCGCAAAGGCGGCATCCATGAAGGGCGTGGCGGCTTTGAGTGGAAGCATCGCCAGTTTTTCCTTTTTCCCACCTGGTTTCACACTCAGTCAGAGCGGCTCACTTGGTCGCCCGAAGGAGCCACCTCCTTTCCTCCAGAAGAGGATCGCACCAGTGTGGATGTCGATGGTTTTGCCACGCTGGAGCAGGTGTGGAAAGTCACCGACTGGGCCCAGATGGAAGCCATCGCCCCCCTGCACATTTGGAAGGAAGAGATCGTCAAAGAACGCTTCGTGTATGACGATGAAAGCTGCCTCCACGTCGCCCTGGTGCGTGCGTACAAGCTGCCGGAGCGTTGGTCCTTCCCTTATTCGAAAAGCTACGGCGGCTGCCGTTCCTGGGTGAACCTCCCGGCAGAAGGGCTTGAACTCGCTGCCCGGTCGCTGCCTGCCATGTCTGATGCGGCGTGGGAAGAATCAGCCGCCAAGCTGCGTGCCGTCCTGGGCGAATAA